The following are encoded together in the Zingiber officinale cultivar Zhangliang chromosome 8A, Zo_v1.1, whole genome shotgun sequence genome:
- the LOC122008258 gene encoding leucine-rich repeat protein 2-like encodes MKAWQLASLCILIIVARMVNSNLEGDILIAQRSAWNDPHNVLQSWDPTLVNPCTWFHVTCNNENSVIRLDLGNASLSGPLSPGLGGLANLQYLELYANFITGAIPTELGNLTKLVSLDLYLNRLTGSIPSSLGNIQSLVFLRLHSNNLTGGIPPMLGNLIKLAILDFSSNALSGSIPSSLGNIESLVNLRLNGNNLSGVIPEQVLDLIVTGNLTEINVSDNYMNGTTRNSGKRVTTIIQDA; translated from the exons ATGAAGGCATGGCAATTAGCTTCTCTGTGTATCCTTATCATTGTTGCAAGAATGGTGAATTCCAACCTTGAAG GTGATATTCTTATTGCCCAGAGAAGTGCTTGGAATGATCCACATAATGTCCTGCAAAGCTGGGATCCAACTCTGGTGAATCCCTGCACTTGGTTTCATGTCACTTGTAACAACGAAAACTCTGTTATACGACT GGATTTGGGTAATGCTTCATTATCAGGTCCTCTCAGTCCTGGTTTGGGAGGACTAGCAAATCTTCAATACTT AGAGTTATATGCAAATTTCATAACTGGAGCCATACCAACTGAACTGGGGAACTTGACGAAGTTGGTGAGCTTGGATTTGTATTTGAATCGACTGACTGGCTCAATCCCTTCTTCTCTTGGCAACATCCAGTCCTTGGTTTTCTT GAGGTTGCATTCAAATAACCTAACTGGTGGAATACCACCTATGCTAGGGAACTTGATAAAGCTGGCGATATTGGATTTCTCCAGCAATGCATTGAGTGGCTCAATCCCTTCTTCTCTTGGCAACATTGAGTCCTTAGTGAACTT GCGGCTTAATGGAAATAATCTTTCTGGAGTAATACCAGAACAAGTGCTTGATCTCATTGTCACTGGCAACCTAACTGAGAT AAATGTTTCAGACAATTATATGAATGGGACAACTAGGAATTCTGGGAAAAGAG TTACTACCATCATTCAAGATGCATAA
- the LOC122008257 gene encoding probable serine/threonine-protein kinase At1g54610 isoform X1, with translation MAACVTAVGEGICQTATIYCGGSISLQVAATTCRGTTSRPRCRRPPMGCLLSKRSAAAPSAPAEKAPPTWPSERPCIPPALSPPDPSTWPIWLLAVAGESLRGWNPRRADSFRKVAKIGSGTYSNVYKARDLETGRMVAMKKVRFDLAEPESVRFMAREITVLRRLDHPNVVRLEGIAISRVSSALYLVFEYMEHDLAGLAAAPGVHFTEPQVKCYMKQLLSGLEHCHSRGVLHRDIKGSNLLLDNEGTLKIADFGLASTFDPSRKARMTSRVVTLWYRAPELILGATNYGVGIDLWSAGCILAELFMGKPVLPGRTEVEQLHRIFKLCGSPSEKYWKKSKLRHTTIVRPKQHYTCCIRETFKEFPPSSLSLIDSLLSLDPDDRGTATTALNHEFFTTEPCACDPSSLPQYPPSKEMDAKLREKARRQSTVCRKGYSEASRRSSVRNCHSRAVPAPEANAELQVNLELQRMRLMTHINVTSKSEKFPPPHQDGSVGIPLDGPMSFVAPDTSFTSSVFEAKEYSSGGLVTSEGTQKRNISKEEPRGLKRFMEIKRNRRVHGDRRKELEVLSK, from the exons ATGGCAGCCTGTGTCACTGCAGTAGGAGAAGGCATTTGCCAAACCGCAACAA TATACTGCGGGGGGAGTATCTCTTTGCAAGTTGCAGCCACGACATGCCGGGGAACCACTTCCCGCCCTCGATGTAGGCGGCCACCCATGGGTTGCCTCCTCAGCAAGCGGAGCGCCGCCGCCCCGTCGGCCCCCGCCGAGAAAGCCCCCCCAACGTGGCCCTCAGAACGCCCCTGCATCCCCCCGGCGCTCTCCCCTCCCGACCCTTCCACTTGGCCCATCTGGCTCCTTGCCGTCGCTGGAGAATCCCTCCGCGGGTGGAACCCTCGCCGAGCCGACTCGTTCCGCAAGGTTGCCAAG ATCGGGTCGGGAACGTACAGCAACGTGTATAAGGCGCGGGACTTGGAGACGGGGCGGATGGTGGCGATGAAGAAAGTGCGCTTCGACCTGGCGGAGCCGGAGAGCGTGCGATTCATGGCGAGGGAGATCACGGTGCTCCGGCGGCTTGACCACCCTAACGTCGTCCGGCTTGAGGGAATTGCCATCTCCCGCGTCTCCTCCGCTCTTTACCTCGTCTTTGAGTACATGGAGCATGACCTCGCTGGACTCGCTGCAGCTCCCGGTGTGCATTTCACGGAGCCCCAG GTCAAATGCTACATGAAGCAGTTACTTTCTGGTCTTGAGCATTGCCACAGTCGAGGAGTCCTGCACCGTGATATCAAAGGTTCAAATTTGCTTTTGGACAATGAAGGAACACTCAAGATAGCTGATTTTGGACTTGCTTCTACCTTTGATCCTAGCCGCAAGGCACGAATGACTAGTCGAGTGGTCACGTTGTGGTATCGTGCTCCAGAACTAATACTTGGTGCAACAAACTATGGTGTTGGTATTGATCTCTGGAGTGCTGGCTGCATTTTGGCAGAATTATTTATGGGAAAACCAGTATTGCCTGGAAGGACCGAG GTGGAGCAGCTACACAGGATCTTTAAGTTGTGTGGATCACCTTCAGAAAAGTACTGGAAGAAATCAAAATTGCGGCATACTACTATTGTGAGGCCAAAACAACACTACACCTGTTGCATAAGAGAAACCTTCAAGGAATTTCCACCTTCTTCTCTATCTCTAATTGACTCACTCCTTTCACTTGACCCAGATGATAGAGGCACAGCTACTACTGCTTTGAACCATGAA TTCTTCACCACTGAACCTTGTGCCTGTGATCCGTCGAGCTTGCCTCAGTATCCTCCAAGCAAAGAAATGGATGCAAAACTGAGAGAGAAGGCCAGAAG ACAAAGCACTGTTTGTCGGAAAGGCTATTCTGAAGCATCAAGACGATCTAGTGTCCGTAATTGCCATAGCAGAGCAGTTCCAGCTCCAGAAGCCAATGCAGAGCTGCAAGTAAATTTGGAA TTGCAGAGAATGCGATTGATGACTCATATAAATGTGACAAGCAAAAGCGAAAAGTTCCCACCGCCTCATCAGGATGGATCTGTTGGAATCCCGTTGGACGGACCAATGTCTTTCGTAGCACCAGATACATCTTTTACTTCCTCAGTGTTTGAAGCAAAGGAATACTCTAGTGGAGGACTGGTTACTAGTGAAGGCACTCAGAAGAGGAACATAAGCAAAGAGGAGCCAAGAGGTTTGAAGAGATTCATGGagatcaaaagaaatagaagagtTCATGGAGACAgaagaaaagaattagaagttttgagtaaGTGA
- the LOC122008257 gene encoding probable serine/threonine-protein kinase At1g54610 isoform X2, whose protein sequence is MAACVTAVGEGICQTATIYCGGSISLQVAATTCRGTTSRPRCRRPPMGCLLSKRSAAAPSAPAEKAPPTWPSERPCIPPALSPPDPSTWPIWLLAVAGESLRGWNPRRADSFRKVAKIGSGTYSNVYKARDLETGRMVAMKKVRFDLAEPESVRFMAREITVLRRLDHPNVVRLEGIAISRVSSALYLVFEYMEHDLAGLAAAPGVHFTEPQVKCYMKQLLSGLEHCHSRGVLHRDIKGSNLLLDNEGTLKIADFGLASTFDPSRKARMTSRVVTLWYRAPELILGATNYGVGIDLWSAGCILAELFMGKPVLPGRTEVEQLHRIFKLCGSPSEKYWKKSKLRHTTIVRPKQHYTCCIRETFKEFPPSSLSLIDSLLSLDPDDRGTATTALNHEFFTTEPCACDPSSLPQYPPSKEMDAKLREKARRQSTVCRKGYSEASRRSSVRNCHSRAVPAPEANAELQVNLERMRLMTHINVTSKSEKFPPPHQDGSVGIPLDGPMSFVAPDTSFTSSVFEAKEYSSGGLVTSEGTQKRNISKEEPRGLKRFMEIKRNRRVHGDRRKELEVLSK, encoded by the exons ATGGCAGCCTGTGTCACTGCAGTAGGAGAAGGCATTTGCCAAACCGCAACAA TATACTGCGGGGGGAGTATCTCTTTGCAAGTTGCAGCCACGACATGCCGGGGAACCACTTCCCGCCCTCGATGTAGGCGGCCACCCATGGGTTGCCTCCTCAGCAAGCGGAGCGCCGCCGCCCCGTCGGCCCCCGCCGAGAAAGCCCCCCCAACGTGGCCCTCAGAACGCCCCTGCATCCCCCCGGCGCTCTCCCCTCCCGACCCTTCCACTTGGCCCATCTGGCTCCTTGCCGTCGCTGGAGAATCCCTCCGCGGGTGGAACCCTCGCCGAGCCGACTCGTTCCGCAAGGTTGCCAAG ATCGGGTCGGGAACGTACAGCAACGTGTATAAGGCGCGGGACTTGGAGACGGGGCGGATGGTGGCGATGAAGAAAGTGCGCTTCGACCTGGCGGAGCCGGAGAGCGTGCGATTCATGGCGAGGGAGATCACGGTGCTCCGGCGGCTTGACCACCCTAACGTCGTCCGGCTTGAGGGAATTGCCATCTCCCGCGTCTCCTCCGCTCTTTACCTCGTCTTTGAGTACATGGAGCATGACCTCGCTGGACTCGCTGCAGCTCCCGGTGTGCATTTCACGGAGCCCCAG GTCAAATGCTACATGAAGCAGTTACTTTCTGGTCTTGAGCATTGCCACAGTCGAGGAGTCCTGCACCGTGATATCAAAGGTTCAAATTTGCTTTTGGACAATGAAGGAACACTCAAGATAGCTGATTTTGGACTTGCTTCTACCTTTGATCCTAGCCGCAAGGCACGAATGACTAGTCGAGTGGTCACGTTGTGGTATCGTGCTCCAGAACTAATACTTGGTGCAACAAACTATGGTGTTGGTATTGATCTCTGGAGTGCTGGCTGCATTTTGGCAGAATTATTTATGGGAAAACCAGTATTGCCTGGAAGGACCGAG GTGGAGCAGCTACACAGGATCTTTAAGTTGTGTGGATCACCTTCAGAAAAGTACTGGAAGAAATCAAAATTGCGGCATACTACTATTGTGAGGCCAAAACAACACTACACCTGTTGCATAAGAGAAACCTTCAAGGAATTTCCACCTTCTTCTCTATCTCTAATTGACTCACTCCTTTCACTTGACCCAGATGATAGAGGCACAGCTACTACTGCTTTGAACCATGAA TTCTTCACCACTGAACCTTGTGCCTGTGATCCGTCGAGCTTGCCTCAGTATCCTCCAAGCAAAGAAATGGATGCAAAACTGAGAGAGAAGGCCAGAAG ACAAAGCACTGTTTGTCGGAAAGGCTATTCTGAAGCATCAAGACGATCTAGTGTCCGTAATTGCCATAGCAGAGCAGTTCCAGCTCCAGAAGCCAATGCAGAGCTGCAAGTAAATTTGGAA AGAATGCGATTGATGACTCATATAAATGTGACAAGCAAAAGCGAAAAGTTCCCACCGCCTCATCAGGATGGATCTGTTGGAATCCCGTTGGACGGACCAATGTCTTTCGTAGCACCAGATACATCTTTTACTTCCTCAGTGTTTGAAGCAAAGGAATACTCTAGTGGAGGACTGGTTACTAGTGAAGGCACTCAGAAGAGGAACATAAGCAAAGAGGAGCCAAGAGGTTTGAAGAGATTCATGGagatcaaaagaaatagaagagtTCATGGAGACAgaagaaaagaattagaagttttgagtaaGTGA
- the LOC122008257 gene encoding probable serine/threonine-protein kinase At1g54610 isoform X3 has product MGCLLSKRSAAAPSAPAEKAPPTWPSERPCIPPALSPPDPSTWPIWLLAVAGESLRGWNPRRADSFRKVAKIGSGTYSNVYKARDLETGRMVAMKKVRFDLAEPESVRFMAREITVLRRLDHPNVVRLEGIAISRVSSALYLVFEYMEHDLAGLAAAPGVHFTEPQVKCYMKQLLSGLEHCHSRGVLHRDIKGSNLLLDNEGTLKIADFGLASTFDPSRKARMTSRVVTLWYRAPELILGATNYGVGIDLWSAGCILAELFMGKPVLPGRTEVEQLHRIFKLCGSPSEKYWKKSKLRHTTIVRPKQHYTCCIRETFKEFPPSSLSLIDSLLSLDPDDRGTATTALNHEFFTTEPCACDPSSLPQYPPSKEMDAKLREKARRQSTVCRKGYSEASRRSSVRNCHSRAVPAPEANAELQVNLELQRMRLMTHINVTSKSEKFPPPHQDGSVGIPLDGPMSFVAPDTSFTSSVFEAKEYSSGGLVTSEGTQKRNISKEEPRGLKRFMEIKRNRRVHGDRRKELEVLSK; this is encoded by the exons ATGGGTTGCCTCCTCAGCAAGCGGAGCGCCGCCGCCCCGTCGGCCCCCGCCGAGAAAGCCCCCCCAACGTGGCCCTCAGAACGCCCCTGCATCCCCCCGGCGCTCTCCCCTCCCGACCCTTCCACTTGGCCCATCTGGCTCCTTGCCGTCGCTGGAGAATCCCTCCGCGGGTGGAACCCTCGCCGAGCCGACTCGTTCCGCAAGGTTGCCAAG ATCGGGTCGGGAACGTACAGCAACGTGTATAAGGCGCGGGACTTGGAGACGGGGCGGATGGTGGCGATGAAGAAAGTGCGCTTCGACCTGGCGGAGCCGGAGAGCGTGCGATTCATGGCGAGGGAGATCACGGTGCTCCGGCGGCTTGACCACCCTAACGTCGTCCGGCTTGAGGGAATTGCCATCTCCCGCGTCTCCTCCGCTCTTTACCTCGTCTTTGAGTACATGGAGCATGACCTCGCTGGACTCGCTGCAGCTCCCGGTGTGCATTTCACGGAGCCCCAG GTCAAATGCTACATGAAGCAGTTACTTTCTGGTCTTGAGCATTGCCACAGTCGAGGAGTCCTGCACCGTGATATCAAAGGTTCAAATTTGCTTTTGGACAATGAAGGAACACTCAAGATAGCTGATTTTGGACTTGCTTCTACCTTTGATCCTAGCCGCAAGGCACGAATGACTAGTCGAGTGGTCACGTTGTGGTATCGTGCTCCAGAACTAATACTTGGTGCAACAAACTATGGTGTTGGTATTGATCTCTGGAGTGCTGGCTGCATTTTGGCAGAATTATTTATGGGAAAACCAGTATTGCCTGGAAGGACCGAG GTGGAGCAGCTACACAGGATCTTTAAGTTGTGTGGATCACCTTCAGAAAAGTACTGGAAGAAATCAAAATTGCGGCATACTACTATTGTGAGGCCAAAACAACACTACACCTGTTGCATAAGAGAAACCTTCAAGGAATTTCCACCTTCTTCTCTATCTCTAATTGACTCACTCCTTTCACTTGACCCAGATGATAGAGGCACAGCTACTACTGCTTTGAACCATGAA TTCTTCACCACTGAACCTTGTGCCTGTGATCCGTCGAGCTTGCCTCAGTATCCTCCAAGCAAAGAAATGGATGCAAAACTGAGAGAGAAGGCCAGAAG ACAAAGCACTGTTTGTCGGAAAGGCTATTCTGAAGCATCAAGACGATCTAGTGTCCGTAATTGCCATAGCAGAGCAGTTCCAGCTCCAGAAGCCAATGCAGAGCTGCAAGTAAATTTGGAA TTGCAGAGAATGCGATTGATGACTCATATAAATGTGACAAGCAAAAGCGAAAAGTTCCCACCGCCTCATCAGGATGGATCTGTTGGAATCCCGTTGGACGGACCAATGTCTTTCGTAGCACCAGATACATCTTTTACTTCCTCAGTGTTTGAAGCAAAGGAATACTCTAGTGGAGGACTGGTTACTAGTGAAGGCACTCAGAAGAGGAACATAAGCAAAGAGGAGCCAAGAGGTTTGAAGAGATTCATGGagatcaaaagaaatagaagagtTCATGGAGACAgaagaaaagaattagaagttttgagtaaGTGA
- the LOC122011436 gene encoding TPD1 protein homolog 1-like: MASVLQLIFAVLLLHIFAEIVASQPCDLTSIQVQQNNTGAKVGYDPVFEVEVKNLCRCSVASVFLRSEGFASSKLVDPKLFRREGNDYLVNDGKSIQSSLSVKFSYAWDRAFRMSAESFQIQKNCK, from the coding sequence ATGGCTTCCGTCCTCCAGCTTATCTTTGCTGTGTTACTGCTTCATATCTTTGCAGAAATCGTTGCGAGTCAGCCATGCGACCTCACCAGCATTCAGGTGCAGCAGAACAACACAGGGGCCAAGGTCGGGTACGATCCAGTGTTTGAGGTGGAGGTGAAGAACTTGTGCCGCTGCAGCGTCGCGAGCGTGTTCCTGCGATCGGAGGGTTTCGCGAGCTCCAAGCTAGTCGACCCCAAGCTGTTTCGCCGAGAGGGGAACGACTACCTCGTCAACGATGGGAAGAGCATCCAAAGCTCACTCTCTGTCAAGTTCAGCTACGCATGGGACAGGGCCTTCAGGATGTCTGCTGAAAGCTTCCAAATTCAAAAGAACTGCAAATGA